In Bradyrhizobium guangxiense, the following are encoded in one genomic region:
- a CDS encoding HAD family hydrolase → MIEAKHDAMGKALLFDIDGTLADTDPLHLKAFNQVLGPHGHVFDHARFSRELQGFANVAIGERFLSHEAPERRALILDEKEEVFRTLVAGQIRPLPGLMALLDRADSAGIPMVAVTNAPRLNAELLLSGLGITHRFKALVIGAELPHGKPHPLPYQEGLRFVGARPQTSIAFEDSRTGVQSATAAGIPTIGIRTSLSHADLVASGAVASASAFDDPGLIARLASVMAW, encoded by the coding sequence ATGATCGAGGCCAAACACGATGCGATGGGCAAGGCGTTGCTGTTCGACATCGACGGCACGCTCGCCGACACCGACCCGTTGCACCTGAAGGCCTTCAACCAGGTGCTCGGTCCGCATGGCCATGTCTTCGACCACGCGCGCTTCTCCCGGGAGCTGCAAGGCTTCGCCAATGTCGCGATCGGCGAGCGCTTTCTGTCCCACGAGGCGCCGGAACGGCGCGCCCTGATCCTCGACGAGAAGGAGGAAGTCTTTCGCACGCTGGTGGCCGGGCAGATCAGGCCGCTGCCGGGTCTGATGGCGCTGCTCGACCGAGCCGACAGCGCCGGCATCCCCATGGTCGCCGTGACCAATGCACCGCGTCTCAACGCCGAGCTGCTGCTCTCCGGCCTCGGCATCACGCATCGCTTCAAAGCGCTCGTGATCGGCGCCGAGCTGCCGCACGGCAAGCCTCATCCGCTGCCCTATCAGGAAGGGCTGCGGTTTGTCGGCGCGAGGCCGCAGACCTCGATCGCATTCGAGGACTCCCGCACGGGTGTGCAGTCCGCCACCGCAGCCGGAATTCCGACCATCGGCATCCGGACCAGTCTCAGCCATGCTGACCTGGTTGCGTCGGGCGCGGTCGCCTCCGCCAGCGCCTTCGACGATCCGGGCCTGATCGCACGTCTTGCGAGCGTCATGGCTTGGTAG
- a CDS encoding 3-hydroxyacyl-CoA dehydrogenase NAD-binding domain-containing protein — MDSKIMTALADRVLELGPRPAPDSPYRHFQLTRDEDGVAWLLFDRADASANTLSADVMEEFDAVLAAIETERPAGLVIRSAKPSGFIAGADVNEFRGASDPEMVETRIRAAHAVVDHLEALKLPTVAVIHGFCLGGGLEVALACQSRIAIDGARFGFPEVMLGLHPGLGGTARFTALVNPTQSMALMLTGRTIDARRAKALGLVDAVTQERHVRGAVKDAMFGRLKRARPGLLTRGANLGPVRGLLAKRMRSEAAKAASREHYPAPYALIDLWESHGGSKAAMLKAEQASFAKLMVTPTAQNLIRVFFLREQMKKAAGSGNAVKHVHVIGAGAMGGDIAAWCAGQGLRVSLADMKADPIAGAVKRAAELYGKIIRKPTDVRDALDRLIPDMDGEGVRNADLIIEAVPEKLELKQKVYAGLEPRMKPGAILATNTSSIPLQDLRTTLTRPERLVGLHFFNPVSRLQLVEVVSHDGNDVQVLKDALAFVGAIDRLPLSVKSSPGFLVNRALTPYMLEAMVMLDEKIDQRLIDAAAEQFGMPMGPIELADQVGLDICLDVGDMLRTKFGDLLPPTPAWLRDKVAKGELGRKTGKGFYTWKDGKVEKAPLPETGPRVTDQMIDRLVLPMSNVCVACLREGIVDDADAVDGAMIFGTGYAPFRGGPLNYARTRGAENIVSTLRALAERFGERFAPDPGWDNFK; from the coding sequence ATGGATTCCAAGATCATGACCGCGCTTGCCGACCGCGTCCTCGAGCTCGGGCCCAGGCCCGCGCCGGACAGTCCATACAGGCACTTCCAGCTGACGCGCGATGAAGACGGCGTCGCCTGGCTGCTGTTCGACCGCGCCGATGCAAGCGCCAACACGCTATCTGCCGACGTGATGGAGGAGTTCGATGCGGTGCTTGCGGCGATCGAGACCGAGCGTCCGGCCGGCCTCGTGATCCGCTCCGCAAAGCCGTCGGGCTTCATCGCCGGCGCCGACGTCAACGAATTCCGTGGCGCGTCCGATCCCGAAATGGTGGAGACCCGTATCCGCGCCGCGCACGCCGTGGTCGACCATCTGGAAGCGCTCAAGCTGCCGACGGTCGCGGTCATCCATGGCTTCTGCCTCGGCGGCGGCCTCGAGGTTGCGCTCGCCTGCCAATCGCGCATCGCGATCGATGGCGCGCGCTTCGGCTTCCCCGAGGTGATGCTCGGCTTGCATCCCGGCCTCGGCGGCACCGCGCGTTTCACCGCGCTGGTCAATCCGACCCAGTCGATGGCGTTGATGCTGACCGGCCGCACCATCGATGCGCGCCGCGCCAAGGCGCTCGGCCTCGTCGATGCTGTTACCCAGGAACGCCATGTCCGGGGCGCGGTGAAGGATGCGATGTTCGGCCGCCTGAAGCGGGCGCGCCCGGGTCTCCTGACGCGCGGGGCGAACCTCGGTCCCGTGCGCGGGCTGCTGGCCAAGCGCATGCGCTCGGAGGCGGCGAAGGCCGCATCCCGCGAGCATTATCCCGCGCCCTATGCCCTGATCGACCTCTGGGAGAGCCATGGCGGCAGCAAGGCTGCGATGCTGAAGGCCGAGCAGGCGTCCTTCGCCAAGTTGATGGTGACGCCGACCGCGCAGAACCTGATCCGGGTGTTCTTCTTGCGCGAGCAGATGAAGAAGGCGGCAGGCTCCGGCAACGCGGTCAAGCATGTCCACGTCATCGGCGCCGGCGCCATGGGCGGCGACATCGCCGCCTGGTGTGCAGGGCAGGGGCTGCGCGTCTCGCTCGCCGACATGAAGGCCGACCCGATCGCGGGCGCGGTGAAGCGCGCCGCCGAGCTCTACGGCAAGATTATCCGCAAACCCACTGACGTGCGCGACGCCCTCGACCGCCTGATTCCGGACATGGACGGCGAGGGCGTCCGCAACGCCGACCTCATCATCGAGGCGGTGCCGGAAAAGCTCGAGCTGAAACAGAAGGTCTATGCCGGGCTCGAGCCGCGGATGAAGCCGGGCGCGATCCTTGCGACCAACACGTCGAGTATTCCGCTGCAGGACCTGCGCACGACCCTGACGCGACCGGAGCGGCTGGTCGGACTGCATTTCTTCAATCCGGTGTCGCGGCTGCAATTGGTCGAAGTCGTCAGTCACGACGGCAATGATGTGCAGGTGCTGAAGGACGCGCTCGCCTTCGTCGGCGCGATTGATCGCCTGCCGCTGTCCGTGAAGAGCTCGCCTGGCTTCCTCGTCAACCGCGCGCTGACGCCCTACATGCTGGAAGCCATGGTGATGCTGGACGAGAAAATCGACCAGCGCCTGATCGACGCCGCGGCCGAGCAGTTCGGCATGCCGATGGGGCCGATCGAGCTCGCCGATCAGGTCGGGCTCGACATCTGCCTCGATGTCGGTGACATGCTGCGCACCAAGTTCGGTGACCTGCTGCCTCCGACGCCGGCCTGGTTGCGCGACAAGGTCGCCAAGGGCGAGCTCGGCCGCAAGACCGGCAAGGGCTTCTACACCTGGAAGGATGGCAAGGTGGAGAAGGCGCCGCTGCCCGAGACCGGCCCGCGCGTCACTGACCAGATGATCGACCGCCTGGTGCTGCCGATGTCCAATGTCTGCGTTGCCTGCTTGCGCGAAGGCATCGTGGACGACGCCGATGCGGTCGACGGCGCCATGATCTTCGGGACCGGCTATGCACCGTTCCGTGGTGGTCCGCTGAACTATGCACGCACGCGCGGCGCGGAAAACATTGTATCCACCCTGCGTGCGCTGGCAGAGAGATTCGGCGAGCGCTTCGCGCCCGATCCGGGCTGGGACAATTTCAAGTGA
- a CDS encoding acetyl-CoA C-acetyltransferase, which translates to MARPVFIVDGSRTPFLKARSGPGPFTPVDLAVQCGRPLLARQPFAPDSFDQVILGCVNVIADEMNPARVAALRLGMGEDMVAFTVQINCGSGMQSIDTAYRYIREGHADMILAGGTEALSHAPLVWPNSGVRWFAGLATAKGVAAQLAAAFKLRPRDLKPIIGLERGLTDPVTDLNMGQTAEVVGHLFGITRAQSDAYAAESHRRLAHAQGAGFLKGEVETAFSRDGKFFDHDDGVRPDSTAETLAKLKPVFERPWGQVTAGNSSQITDGASWVILASDAAVAKHKLTPRAVIVDSHWAALDPSIMGLGPVMSATPLLQRNGLTVQDVETWELNEAFATQVLGCLAAWNDEKFCREILGLDGAAGEIDREKLNVDGGAISLGHPVGTSGNRIVLHLVNAMKRLGTRRGVATECIGGGLGGAMLIEAV; encoded by the coding sequence ATGGCGCGACCGGTATTCATCGTCGACGGCAGCCGGACGCCGTTTCTGAAGGCGCGGTCTGGACCCGGACCGTTCACGCCGGTCGATCTCGCCGTGCAGTGCGGCCGCCCGCTGTTGGCGCGCCAGCCATTTGCGCCCGACAGCTTCGATCAGGTCATCCTCGGCTGCGTCAATGTGATCGCGGACGAGATGAACCCGGCTCGCGTCGCCGCGCTCCGGCTCGGCATGGGCGAGGATATGGTCGCTTTTACCGTGCAGATCAACTGCGGCTCCGGCATGCAGTCGATCGACACCGCCTACCGCTACATTCGCGAGGGCCATGCCGACATGATCCTCGCTGGCGGCACCGAGGCCTTGAGCCACGCGCCGCTGGTCTGGCCGAATTCCGGCGTGCGCTGGTTCGCCGGCCTCGCCACCGCCAAGGGCGTGGCGGCCCAGCTCGCCGCCGCGTTCAAGCTGCGTCCGCGCGATCTCAAGCCGATCATCGGGCTCGAACGCGGGCTGACCGACCCCGTCACCGACCTGAACATGGGCCAGACCGCCGAGGTCGTCGGTCATCTCTTCGGCATTACGCGCGCACAGTCGGACGCCTACGCGGCCGAGAGCCACCGCCGGCTCGCGCATGCGCAAGGCGCGGGCTTTCTCAAGGGCGAGGTCGAGACCGCGTTCTCCCGCGACGGCAAGTTCTTCGACCATGACGACGGCGTGCGCCCGGACTCGACGGCCGAGACGCTGGCGAAGCTGAAGCCGGTGTTCGAGCGTCCCTGGGGCCAGGTCACGGCCGGCAATTCCTCGCAGATCACCGACGGCGCGTCCTGGGTGATCCTGGCTTCCGACGCGGCGGTGGCAAAGCACAAGCTCACGCCGAGGGCGGTCATCGTCGACAGCCATTGGGCGGCGCTCGATCCCAGCATCATGGGGCTCGGCCCCGTGATGTCGGCGACGCCGCTGCTCCAGCGCAACGGCCTCACGGTTCAGGACGTCGAGACCTGGGAGCTGAATGAGGCCTTCGCCACCCAGGTGCTCGGCTGTCTTGCGGCCTGGAACGACGAGAAATTCTGCCGCGAGATCCTCGGTCTCGACGGCGCGGCCGGCGAGATCGACCGTGAGAAGCTCAACGTGGATGGCGGCGCGATATCGCTTGGCCACCCCGTCGGCACCTCCGGCAACCGCATCGTGCTGCATCTCGTCAATGCGATGAAGCGGCTCGGCACGCGGCGCGGCGTTGCCACCGAATGCATCGGTGGCGGGCTCGGCGGGGCCATGCTGATCGAGGCGGTATGA
- a CDS encoding DeoR/GlpR family DNA-binding transcription regulator — MTGLTHRQAEILNIARASGRVMVEELARRFEVSAQTIRKDLNDLCERRSLTRIHGGAIIASGVENLAYEARRFVAADEKKAIGAAAASLIPNGCSLFINIGTTTEEVASALTSHEDLLVITNNLNVAMLLYRHPRIEVVVAGGTVRRADGAVVGSTATQLIGQFKVDYAIIGASAIDEEGALLDFDYREVQVAQAIIANARSVMLVADSTKLRRSAPVRIAHITQIQTFVTDQELPERLATICHSKGIEVVEALPKGADIDDAPAEVQDAAPEAAPVVRLR; from the coding sequence GTGACCGGACTGACCCATCGCCAAGCCGAGATCCTCAACATCGCGCGAGCCTCCGGCCGTGTCATGGTCGAGGAGCTCGCGCGCCGTTTCGAGGTGTCCGCGCAGACCATCCGCAAGGATCTCAATGACCTCTGCGAGCGGCGTTCGCTGACCCGCATCCATGGCGGGGCCATCATCGCCTCCGGCGTCGAGAACCTCGCCTATGAGGCGCGCCGTTTCGTCGCCGCGGACGAGAAGAAGGCCATCGGGGCCGCCGCCGCATCGCTGATCCCGAACGGCTGCTCGCTCTTCATCAATATTGGCACCACGACGGAGGAGGTCGCGAGCGCGTTGACCTCGCACGAGGATCTGCTCGTCATCACCAACAATCTCAACGTCGCGATGCTGCTCTACCGTCATCCCCGCATCGAGGTCGTGGTCGCCGGCGGCACGGTTCGACGCGCCGACGGCGCCGTCGTGGGCTCGACCGCGACGCAGTTGATCGGCCAGTTCAAGGTGGACTATGCCATCATCGGCGCGTCCGCGATCGATGAAGAGGGCGCGCTGCTCGACTTCGACTATCGCGAGGTGCAGGTGGCGCAGGCGATCATCGCCAATGCCCGCAGCGTCATGCTGGTCGCCGATTCCACCAAGCTGCGTCGCAGCGCGCCGGTGCGCATCGCGCACATCACCCAGATCCAGACCTTCGTCACCGACCAGGAGCTGCCCGAACGCCTCGCCACCATCTGCCACAGCAAAGGCATCGAGGTGGTTGAAGCGCTGCCGAAGGGCGCGGATATCGACGATGCGCCGGCCGAGGTGCAGGATGCGGCACCGGAAGCAGCGCCGGTGGTGCGGCTGAGATAG
- a CDS encoding acyl-CoA thioesterase gives MNEQTNTGPSGDLCIRTLAMPADTNANGDIFGGWLLSQMDVGGGVFASKVAKSRTVTVAIEAMNFRKAVYVGDLVSVYANLVRVGRTSLTVHLEAWALRRGEEHPFLVTDGNFTYVSIDEHGRPQAVRSSTMIAT, from the coding sequence ATGAACGAGCAAACCAATACCGGACCGAGCGGGGATCTCTGCATCCGTACGCTGGCAATGCCCGCCGACACCAATGCGAATGGCGACATCTTTGGCGGCTGGCTGCTGAGCCAGATGGATGTCGGCGGCGGCGTGTTTGCGTCGAAGGTCGCGAAGTCGCGCACCGTGACGGTCGCGATCGAGGCGATGAATTTTCGCAAGGCGGTCTATGTCGGCGATCTCGTGTCGGTCTACGCCAATCTCGTGCGCGTGGGCCGCACGTCGCTCACCGTGCATCTGGAGGCATGGGCGCTGCGTCGCGGGGAGGAGCATCCGTTTCTCGTCACCGACGGCAACTTCACTTACGTCTCAATCGACGAGCACGGCCGCCCGCAAGCGGTTCGTTCGTCGACAATGATTGCGACGTAA
- the glpD gene encoding glycerol-3-phosphate dehydrogenase, with protein sequence MRLLERIFDLAIIGGGVNGCGIARDAVGRGNSVFLCEMNDLASGTSSWSTKLVHGGLRYLEYYEFRLVREALIEREILWGIAPHIIRPLRFVLPHHAGLRPAWLLRLGLFLYDHIGGRHLLPATRSVDLARDEVGKPLIPNRYSRAFEYSDCFVDDARLVVLNARDAADKGAEIRTRTRATEIRQSGGLWTVGMIDTLTGERSQIQARALVNAGGPWVEDVLGRGAGVNAKAKVRLVQGSHIVVRKLYDHDRAYMFQNADGRIIFVIPYQDDFTLIGTTDRDYDGDPAKVKATAEEIQYLCAAASEYLAKPVTPQDVVWTYSGVRPLYDDGASEAKAATRDYVFELDTPGGVPLLSIYGGKITTYRRLAEEALERLAPYLRSAKAREGWTGKWPLPGGDMNVSDIDGLIAELQRGYPFLSHEHARRLARAYGTRAIKLLGDAKSAADLGQPFGATLTEREVRYLIANEWAVTAEDVVWRRSKLGLRLSADEIAVLDDWIRTHAVAQSPLLEAGGRS encoded by the coding sequence ATGCGTCTGTTGGAGCGTATTTTCGACCTCGCCATCATCGGAGGCGGTGTTAACGGCTGCGGCATCGCGCGCGACGCGGTGGGCCGCGGCAACAGCGTTTTCCTGTGCGAAATGAACGATCTGGCGAGCGGGACGTCGTCCTGGTCGACCAAGCTGGTGCACGGCGGCCTGCGCTATCTCGAATATTACGAGTTTCGCCTGGTCCGCGAGGCGCTGATCGAGCGCGAGATCCTCTGGGGCATCGCGCCCCATATCATCCGCCCCTTGCGTTTCGTTCTGCCGCATCATGCCGGCCTGCGCCCCGCCTGGCTGCTGCGCCTCGGCCTCTTCCTCTATGACCACATTGGCGGCCGCCATCTGTTGCCGGCCACGCGATCGGTCGATCTTGCGCGTGACGAGGTCGGAAAGCCGCTGATCCCGAATCGCTACAGCCGCGCCTTCGAATATTCCGACTGTTTCGTCGACGACGCCCGCCTCGTCGTGCTCAACGCGCGCGATGCCGCCGACAAGGGCGCCGAGATTCGCACTCGCACCCGTGCCACCGAGATCCGCCAGTCAGGCGGCCTCTGGACCGTCGGCATGATCGACACGTTGACCGGTGAGCGCTCGCAGATCCAGGCCCGGGCGCTGGTCAATGCCGGCGGCCCCTGGGTCGAGGACGTGCTCGGCCGCGGTGCCGGCGTCAATGCGAAGGCCAAGGTGCGCCTGGTGCAGGGCTCGCACATCGTGGTCAGGAAGCTCTACGACCACGACCGCGCCTACATGTTCCAGAACGCGGACGGCCGCATCATCTTCGTGATTCCGTATCAGGACGATTTCACGCTGATCGGCACCACCGACCGCGACTATGACGGCGATCCCGCCAAGGTGAAGGCGACGGCCGAGGAGATCCAGTATCTCTGCGCGGCGGCAAGCGAATATCTGGCCAAGCCGGTGACGCCGCAGGACGTGGTCTGGACCTATTCCGGCGTGCGCCCGCTCTACGACGACGGCGCCAGCGAAGCCAAGGCCGCGACACGCGATTACGTGTTCGAGCTTGATACGCCCGGCGGGGTGCCGCTGCTGTCGATCTATGGCGGCAAGATCACCACCTATCGCCGCCTCGCCGAAGAGGCGCTGGAGCGCCTCGCGCCCTATCTGCGCAGCGCAAAGGCGCGTGAGGGTTGGACCGGCAAATGGCCGCTGCCCGGCGGAGACATGAACGTGTCCGACATTGACGGGCTGATTGCCGAGCTCCAGCGCGGCTATCCCTTCCTCAGTCACGAGCATGCGCGGCGCCTCGCGCGCGCCTATGGCACGAGGGCCATCAAGCTGCTCGGCGATGCCAAATCGGCCGCCGATCTCGGCCAGCCCTTCGGTGCGACGCTGACCGAACGCGAGGTCCGGTACCTCATCGCCAACGAATGGGCCGTGACCGCCGAAGACGTCGTCTGGCGCCGTTCCAAACTCGGCCTGCGACTGTCTGCCGACGAGATCGCCGTGCTCGACGACTGGATCCGAACCCACGCCGTGGCGCAAAGTCCCCTGCTGGAAGCGGGAGGACGCTCATGA
- a CDS encoding nuclear transport factor 2 family protein, with amino-acid sequence MTINRRDLALSTLAVSALAFTTPALAASADEEAVAKKVEAFRLAQIAADPKALGALCWDDLSYSHSSGKVEDKATFIANATDGKSKFLSIEYKDPTIKVVGPAAIVRFHWLGEQEMAADGKKVSTNLHILMNWQKQGDEWKLLSRAATKL; translated from the coding sequence ATGACGATCAACCGACGCGATCTGGCTCTCTCGACTCTGGCCGTCTCCGCACTCGCATTCACGACACCGGCGCTGGCGGCCTCAGCAGACGAGGAAGCGGTGGCGAAGAAGGTTGAGGCCTTCCGCCTCGCCCAGATCGCGGCCGACCCGAAGGCGCTTGGGGCTCTGTGCTGGGACGATCTGAGCTACAGTCATTCCAGCGGCAAGGTCGAGGACAAGGCGACTTTCATCGCCAATGCCACCGACGGCAAATCGAAATTCCTGTCGATCGAGTACAAGGACCCGACCATCAAGGTCGTCGGTCCCGCCGCGATCGTGCGCTTCCACTGGCTGGGGGAACAGGAAATGGCCGCCGATGGGAAAAAAGTATCGACCAATCTTCACATCCTGATGAACTGGCAGAAACAGGGCGACGAGTGGAAGCTCTTGTCGCGGGCCGCGACGAAGTTGTGA
- a CDS encoding ABC transporter ATP-binding protein, giving the protein MTVTLDHVTRTVDGVAHIRDVSLTLESGTLNVLLGPTLSGKTSIMRLLAGLDKPTTGKVVVNGKDVTGADVRQRSVAMVYQQFINYPSLTVYENIASPLRVQGKPRDEIEARVAEAAKLLRLEPFLKRTPLQLSGGQQQRTAIARALVKGADLVLLDEPLANLDYKLREELRAELPRIFEASGAIFVYATTEPTEALLLGGNTVCMWEGQALQMGETTNVYRRPQTLRVAQVFSDPPLNLVGIEKKNGSVQYAGGTASPASGLYSSLADGAYRVGFRAHQLALANGEADRHAFHATVTVTEITGSESFVHLTRDGSNWVAVLHGVHEFEPGQMLDAVLDPNDVFVFDAADRLVAAPGS; this is encoded by the coding sequence ATGACCGTGACACTCGATCACGTGACCCGGACCGTCGATGGCGTCGCGCACATCCGCGACGTCTCGCTGACGCTGGAGAGCGGAACTCTCAACGTGCTGCTCGGGCCCACGCTGTCGGGCAAGACCTCGATCATGCGGTTGCTCGCCGGCCTCGACAAGCCGACCACGGGCAAGGTGGTGGTGAACGGCAAGGACGTCACCGGCGCCGACGTGCGCCAGCGTTCGGTCGCGATGGTCTACCAGCAGTTCATCAACTATCCCTCGCTGACGGTCTATGAGAACATCGCTTCGCCCCTGCGCGTGCAGGGCAAGCCGCGCGACGAGATCGAGGCGCGCGTGGCCGAGGCCGCAAAGCTGCTGCGGCTCGAGCCGTTCCTGAAGCGCACGCCGCTCCAGCTCTCCGGCGGCCAGCAGCAGCGCACCGCGATCGCACGCGCGCTGGTCAAGGGGGCCGATCTCGTGCTGCTCGACGAGCCGCTCGCCAATCTCGACTACAAGCTCCGCGAGGAACTGCGCGCCGAACTGCCGCGTATTTTCGAGGCCTCGGGCGCGATCTTCGTCTATGCCACCACCGAGCCGACCGAGGCGCTGCTGCTCGGCGGCAACACGGTGTGCATGTGGGAAGGGCAGGCGCTGCAGATGGGCGAGACCACCAATGTCTATCGCCGGCCGCAGACGCTCCGCGTCGCCCAGGTATTCTCCGATCCGCCGCTCAACCTCGTCGGCATCGAGAAGAAGAATGGCTCCGTGCAATATGCCGGCGGCACGGCTTCGCCGGCCTCCGGCCTGTATTCGTCGCTGGCCGACGGCGCCTACCGCGTCGGCTTCCGCGCGCATCAGCTTGCGCTTGCCAATGGCGAGGCCGACCGCCACGCCTTCCACGCCACTGTCACGGTGACCGAGATCACCGGTTCGGAGAGTTTCGTGCATCTGACCCGCGACGGATCGAACTGGGTGGCGGTGCTGCACGGCGTGCACGAATTCGAGCCCGGCCAGATGCTCGATGCCGTGCTCGATCCGAATGACGTCTTCGTGTTCGATGCTGCCGACCGTTTGGTCGCGGCACCGGGCTCTTAA
- a CDS encoding type II toxin-antitoxin system Phd/YefM family antitoxin has protein sequence MADRNTAPDALPDDTWTLANAKARLSEVIDRAENGPQIITRHGKPSAVVVSAEEWARKTARKGTLAEFLLASPLRGADVELERMHDTPRDEMQ, from the coding sequence ATGGCCGATCGAAACACTGCACCGGACGCGCTTCCTGATGACACTTGGACGCTCGCCAACGCCAAGGCGCGACTGTCGGAGGTGATCGACCGTGCCGAAAACGGCCCGCAGATCATCACCCGACACGGCAAGCCCAGCGCAGTCGTCGTTTCCGCCGAGGAATGGGCCCGCAAGACCGCGCGCAAGGGCACGCTCGCGGAATTCCTGCTGGCCTCACCGCTGCGTGGTGCCGACGTTGAACTTGAGCGCATGCACGACACGCCACGCGACGAGATGCAGTGA
- a CDS encoding ABC transporter ATP-binding protein gives MARIDLVDLAHSYGGNDAPQESFALKPVTMTWRQGGAYALLGPSGCGKTTLLNVISGIITPSRGKILFDGKDITPLSTQKRNIAQVFQFPVIYDTMTVGQNLAFPLKNRGVAKAEIDKRVAEIGRLLDLEPYLNRKATRLTADAKQKISLGRGLVRSDVAAVLFDEPLTVIDPELKWQLRSKLKALHRELDLTMIYVTHDQTEALTFADTVVVMHDGRVVQSGTPAELFDKPAHTFVGYFIGSPGMNILPAEGRGREARIGGHVIALNRAYDNLPAGAKIEIGVRPEFVEIVAPAPGLLTARIERIDDLGRIRFARTRLGDAKLAARAPAGFTSSDGDAGLKFDPSHVHVYADSLLVEGAA, from the coding sequence ATGGCCCGCATTGACCTCGTCGATCTCGCCCATTCCTACGGCGGCAATGATGCGCCGCAGGAGAGCTTTGCGCTGAAGCCGGTGACCATGACCTGGCGGCAGGGGGGAGCCTATGCGCTGCTCGGCCCAAGCGGCTGCGGCAAGACCACGCTGCTCAACGTCATCTCCGGCATCATCACGCCCTCGCGCGGGAAAATCCTGTTCGACGGCAAGGACATCACACCGCTGTCAACCCAGAAGCGCAACATCGCCCAGGTGTTCCAGTTTCCGGTGATCTACGACACCATGACGGTCGGACAGAACCTGGCGTTTCCGCTGAAGAACCGCGGCGTGGCGAAGGCCGAGATCGACAAGCGCGTCGCCGAGATCGGCCGTCTGCTCGATCTCGAGCCCTATCTGAACCGCAAGGCGACGCGGCTCACCGCCGACGCCAAGCAGAAGATCTCGCTCGGCCGCGGCCTGGTCCGTTCCGACGTCGCCGCCGTGCTGTTCGACGAGCCGCTGACGGTGATTGACCCCGAGCTGAAATGGCAGCTCCGATCGAAGCTGAAGGCGTTGCATCGCGAGCTCGATCTCACGATGATCTACGTCACCCACGACCAGACCGAGGCGCTGACCTTCGCCGACACCGTCGTCGTCATGCATGACGGCCGCGTGGTGCAGAGCGGCACCCCGGCCGAGCTGTTCGACAAGCCCGCGCACACTTTCGTCGGTTATTTCATCGGCTCCCCCGGCATGAACATCCTGCCGGCCGAGGGGAGGGGGCGTGAGGCGCGCATTGGCGGCCATGTCATCGCGCTCAACCGCGCTTACGACAATCTGCCTGCCGGCGCGAAGATCGAGATCGGCGTCCGTCCCGAATTCGTCGAGATCGTGGCGCCTGCGCCGGGCCTGCTCACCGCGAGGATCGAGCGCATCGACGATCTCGGCCGCATCCGCTTTGCGCGGACGCGCCTCGGTGATGCCAAGCTCGCGGCGCGCGCGCCGGCGGGCTTCACGTCATCCGACGGCGACGCCGGGCTGAAATTCGATCCGTCGCACGTCCACGTCTATGCCGACAGCCTTCTGGTGGAGGGAGCCGCCTGA
- a CDS encoding type II toxin-antitoxin system VapC family toxin — MNLLLDTNVLSEVQRSTPSPNVLAWLDTIDEDRAFICVASIAELRRGVALLEDGRRRTALAAWLAHDLPARFAGRVLPIDHAVAERWGDLMAQSHRSGVALSVMDGFFAATALVNDLTLVTRNVKDFAAFGVALLNPWDDA; from the coding sequence GTGAATCTTCTGCTCGACACCAACGTGCTGTCGGAAGTTCAGCGGTCCACGCCTTCGCCGAACGTCCTGGCGTGGCTGGATACGATCGATGAGGACCGTGCGTTCATCTGCGTTGCATCGATTGCCGAGCTTCGCCGCGGCGTCGCCTTGCTGGAGGACGGGCGCCGGCGCACCGCGCTGGCCGCCTGGCTTGCCCACGATCTGCCGGCACGGTTTGCCGGACGCGTCCTGCCGATCGATCACGCGGTGGCCGAGCGCTGGGGTGACCTCATGGCACAGAGCCATAGGAGCGGCGTCGCGTTGTCCGTCATGGATGGCTTCTTTGCGGCGACTGCGCTCGTCAACGATCTCACGCTCGTCACACGCAACGTGAAGGATTTTGCGGCCTTCGGCGTCGCGCTGCTCAACCCGTGGGACGACGCTTAG